From one Lycium ferocissimum isolate CSIRO_LF1 chromosome 5, AGI_CSIRO_Lferr_CH_V1, whole genome shotgun sequence genomic stretch:
- the LOC132057869 gene encoding uncharacterized protein LOC132057869: protein MAFCCLGMDVIGPIKPAASNGHRFILVTIDYFTKWVEATSHKSVTKKVVADFMQNHIICRFSIPKSIITDNGENMKSHLMKDICEQFKITHRNSTSYRQQMNGAIEAANKNIKRILRKMTDNHKGATLYLLVYGTEAVIPAEVEIPSLRIIQEAELGNA from the exons ATGGCCTTTTGTTGCTTGGGCATGGATGTTATTGGACCCATTAAACCCGCAGCTTCAAATGGCCATCGGTTCATTTTAGTTACTATtgactacttcaccaaatgggtggaagcaACGTCTCACAAATCAGTCACAAAGAAAGTGGTAGCTGACTTCATGCAAAACCACATCATATGTCGATTCAGTATACCCAAGTCCATCATAACAGACAatggagaaaatatgaagagCCACCTAATGAAGGACATCTGTGAGCAATTCAAGATCACCCACCGCAACTCGACATCCTACCGACAGCAAATGAACGGAGCCATAGAAGCagccaacaaaaatatcaagaggatattgaggaaaatgactGATAATCATAAAG GAGCAACTCTCTACCTGCTGGTCTATGGAACTGAAGCAGTCATACCTGCTGAAGTTGAGATACCTTCCCTAAGAATCATTCAAGAAGCAGAATTAGGCAATGCTTAA